GCGGGTTCTGCCTGGAACAGGACGAGGAACTCTCGTACGACACGGCCGCGCCGCGGCGGAACGGCTCGACCCTGGCCGTGCTGGAGTCGGCCGACACGGTGGTGTGCGTGGGCGCGGCCGATCCGGTCGGGCTGCAGCGGCTCATCCGGGCGCTGGACGAACTGCGGGAGGTGCTGCCCGGAGCCGCGCCGCTGGTCGTGGTGAATCGCGTACGGGCGACGGTGCTCCCGGGCGAGCCGCAGCGCGAGATCGCCGCCGCGTTGCAGCGCTGGGCCGGGATCGACGCGGCCGCCTACCTGCCGGCCGCGCCGGCGGTGCTTGATCTGGCCATGCGGACCGGGGCGACGCTGGCCGAGGCGGCCCCGGTGAGCCCGCTGCGTCGGGCCATGGCCGAGCTCGCCCGGCAGCTGACCGGCGCACCCGACCCGGCACCGAAACGTCGCCGGCTGCTCAGCCGAGCGCCGGCCAGATGAGCCGACCCCGGCTGTCCACGAGGGACGGTCGTCAGGTAGTTGTGAGGGTGTGGCTGCTGAGCTGCGGGGCCTGCTCGTCGACTACGGCGGCGTGCTGACCAACCCGCTGTCGGAGTTCATCGGTGCGTGGACGCGGCGGGAGGGCGTCGACTCCGACCGGTTCTCCGAGCTGATGCGACGCTGGCTCGGCCCCGACTCCACCAGCAACCCCGTCCACGACCTGGAGACCGGACGGGTCGACGCGGCCGAGTTCGAACGGCTGCTCGCGGCCGAGCTGGCCGGGTCGTCCCCGGCCGACGCCGACCGGACGGCCGGAATGCTCACCCGCATGTTCTCCGGTATGGAGGTCGTGCCGACCATGATCGACACGGTCCGGGCGGCCCGGGTCGCCGGCATCCGCACCGGTCTGCTGTCGAACTCCTGGGGCCTGGACTACGTCCGCGACGGCTGGGACACGCTCTTCGACGCAGTCGTGATCTCCGGCGAGGTCGGGCTGCGCAAGCCCGACCCCGCCATCTTCGTGCTCGCCGCCGAGCGGCTCCGGCTGCCGGCGGAGCAGATCGTCTTCGTCGACGATCTGCGGCCCAACGTCCGGGCGGCGGCCGCCGCGGGCATGGTCGGCGTCCACCACGTCGACGTCGACACGACCGTCGGCGAACTGGAGATCCTGCTCGGCACGTCTCTGCGCTAGACCTCCCGCTGCAGGACGGCGGCCAGTGCGTCGGACAGCCAGCCGTGCGCGTGCTGTGCCGACTCGGGAGCGGTCAGCGCGCGTGCCGCGATGTGCAGGTCCGGCCGGACCAGCAGCACGCCGCCGTCGTCGATCTCGCGCAGGTCGGCCCAGGTCCCGTACGGGTCCTCGTACGGCTGGCCCGGGCCGATCGAGATCGGCGTGATCGTCATACCGAGCTTGTCGGCCAGCTGGCCCGCCGCCTCCAGCCAGGCCTCGCCGCCAATCCCGGTGACCACGCTGAACGCGCCGTGCCCGGCGAGGTCGAGCGTCGAGGTCCGCAGGCCGCCCTCCGTCACCCAGGTATGCGGCAGCTTCGCGCCCGGCCAGGTCGTCGGCTGCGCGAACAGCTCGCGGTCACGGGTGAAGTCGGGCTCGGGAGAGCCGTCGGGCACGACCGCGGCCGAGGCGTACCGGTGGTTGTGCTCCACACCGTGCGCATCGAACTCGTACGCCTTATACGCGATCGCGTCCCGCAGCGCGCCGCGAATGCGCTCGCCCTCCGGACCCGGCGCCTTACGCAGGTCGAGCTGCCGCTGCAGCTTGGCCACGTCGGTGGTGTCGGACAGCTCCAGCGCAGCCAGGATCTTGCCGGTGTCGCCGATGCTCTTGTTCGCCCGCTCGACGATCTGCCGGGCCACCGGCGCACGCTCTACGTCGTACGTGTCGAGCAGACCGGGGGAGGCGACGCCCTTCACCACGTGTGCGAGCTTCCAGGCCAGGTTGTAGGCGTCCTGGATCGAGGTGTTGGAGCCCAGCCCGTTGGTCGGGGGGTGGCGGTGCACGGCGTCGCCGGCGCAGAACACCCGTCCGCGCCCGATGGTCTTGGCGAACTGGTGGTTGACCGTCCACGGCGACGCGGACTGCACCCGCATCTCGAAGTCCTCGGTGCCGACGAGGTTGACGGCGAGCTCGCGGATGAAGTCGTCGGTGAAGCTCGGCGGCCCGGCGGCCACCTCGTACCCCCACATGAGCATCCACTCGTTCCACGGCTTGATCATCCGCAGCACACCCAGACCGACGCCCTCACGTTCGGCGCCCGGCTGCAGCATCCAATAGAGCACCGACGGGCGGTGCGCCACGAAGCGGGAGAGGTCGGCCTCGAAGACGATGCTCATCGAGCCGCCGACCGCGCCCGGACCCTCGAAGGGCAGGTCCAGATCGGCCGCGACCTTGCTGCGCGCGCCGTCGGCGCCGACCAGGTATTGGGAACGGATCGCGTATTCGCCACCGGTGAGGCGGTCCCGCACGATCGTCGTGACACCGTCGGCGTCCTGCGTGTGGCTGAGGTATTCGGTGTCGAACCGGACCCGGGTGCCCCGTTCCTGAGCGGCCTGCATCATCACCGGCTCGGTGATCGTCTGCGGCGCGTCGAGCATGGTGCACGGACTCTGCAGCTCGTAGTTCGCGTGCCGGATGGTGTCGGTGCCCCAGGACGGGATCCGTCCGAGTTCC
Above is a window of Mycobacteriales bacterium DNA encoding:
- a CDS encoding HAD family phosphatase, translated to MAAELRGLLVDYGGVLTNPLSEFIGAWTRREGVDSDRFSELMRRWLGPDSTSNPVHDLETGRVDAAEFERLLAAELAGSSPADADRTAGMLTRMFSGMEVVPTMIDTVRAARVAGIRTGLLSNSWGLDYVRDGWDTLFDAVVISGEVGLRKPDPAIFVLAAERLRLPAEQIVFVDDLRPNVRAAAAAGMVGVHHVDVDTTVGELEILLGTSLR
- a CDS encoding FAD-dependent monooxygenase, which translates into the protein MTTAAQPQVETDVLVVGSGPAGAAAALFLATYGTSTMLVTKYNRLSDSPRAHITNQRTMETMRDVGVEARLMREATPWELMGNTTFCTSLAGEELGRIPSWGTDTIRHANYELQSPCTMLDAPQTITEPVMMQAAQERGTRVRFDTEYLSHTQDADGVTTIVRDRLTGGEYAIRSQYLVGADGARSKVAADLDLPFEGPGAVGGSMSIVFEADLSRFVAHRPSVLYWMLQPGAEREGVGLGVLRMIKPWNEWMLMWGYEVAAGPPSFTDDFIRELAVNLVGTEDFEMRVQSASPWTVNHQFAKTIGRGRVFCAGDAVHRHPPTNGLGSNTSIQDAYNLAWKLAHVVKGVASPGLLDTYDVERAPVARQIVERANKSIGDTGKILAALELSDTTDVAKLQRQLDLRKAPGPEGERIRGALRDAIAYKAYEFDAHGVEHNHRYASAAVVPDGSPEPDFTRDRELFAQPTTWPGAKLPHTWVTEGGLRTSTLDLAGHGAFSVVTGIGGEAWLEAAGQLADKLGMTITPISIGPGQPYEDPYGTWADLREIDDGGVLLVRPDLHIAARALTAPESAQHAHGWLSDALAAVLQREV